One Helicobacter suis HS1 genomic window, AAAAGTGGAGCGAATCACGCCCTCCACCTCTTTACCATACATATTTTTAACACCATAAGCCCCATAAGCCTTTAACACTTCTAAACTAGGGTCGCTTAAAAGTTCAATGCTTAGTTTTTCTGATTCTATAAAGTGGCAATGGCTTTGTACCTCATCTGGGCTTATCCCTAAAATGACCGCCCCTTTAGCCTCAAATTCTGTTTTGAGTCTACTAAAATCCTGCGCTTCTATCGTACAACCGGGGGTGTTATCTTTGGGGTAAAAATAAAGCACCACCCACTTGCCTAAAAAGTCTTTTAAATTCACATTTTCATGGCGGGCGCTATACAAACTAAAAGAAGGGGCGGGGGTATTTATTTGTAATGGCATGTTTTTCCTTAGTATAAGATCACATGCACTTCCATAGGTCCATGCACACCAAAGACGGTTTTAAGTTCAATATCAGCTGTACGGCTAGGCCCGCCGATAAAAAGCATATTAGTAGGTAACCGCCCCTCTTTTTGAGCCTTTAAAACCCCTATCCCCTGATCTAAATCCTTAACAATCTGGCTTTTTTCTAGCAAGATGATACATTTAAGGGTGATCAAAGAAATAAGACGAGGAGAAGCAACAGAGGAGACCACCCCCACCATTCCCAAATTAGCAACCCCACAGCTAGCTTTTAAAATAGCCGTGTCTATGCTAAAAATTTCCTCTCTAAACTCCTCTACTGGCTTATTGTAAGGAATTTTTTCATAGAGATTTTCCGGATCAATTTGTTCTAAAGTGCAAGGCAAATCCAGTGCGCATAAAACCTTTTGGCTTGCAAAATCTTTTAAGGCCTCCTTTATGGCGGTGGCTAAATTCTCAGGGTTAGAATCTGTAAGTTTAGCGCGGTTAAGCTCTTGGAAGTATTTATACTCCTCTAAAATATCCCCTTTGGCATCAAGAAGAATATTTTCAAAGGGCATGTCTGTGTGTGTTATGCTGTGTCTTTTTAATGCCCCAGTTATGCGCTCAAAAACCACCTGTTTACTACTCATAAATCACCCCTTCTAAAGCTTTAACTTGTGCGTGTAAATCTGCATGCACAATAGGCATTTCGCGGTGTTTGAGCCAGTTTTTAAGCACGGGCGTATAGTGGCCAAACCATTTTCCAAGCGGGGCAAACCACCCGGCCATTTTTAAAGAGATCCGCCATAAATCCCCACTACAAGCCATTTTTGCAAAGAATTTCATGCCCAATTCTTCAAGTTTACTATGTTTGGTGCTTTGATAACCAAGCACCACACCCCGCCCCTCATGGCTTTTTTCAGCCCGCAAATCTCTAATAAGCTCAGGCAAAGGGATTTTCACCGGGCACACCTCCCCACAGCGCCCGCACAAACTACAAAGATTAGCAATATGGCCATAAGTGTCTAAACCAAAAAGTTGGGGGGTGATGACTACGCCAATGGGTCCGGGATAGGTGGCTAAATACGCATGCCCGCCGATTTTATCATAAACCGGGCAGTGATTTAAACATGTCCCGCAACGGATACAACTTAACGCTTTGTAATACTTTTCATCGGCTAGAATATTAGAGCGGTTATGATCAAGTAAAATAATATGTGCCTCTTTTGGGCCATCTAATTCGCCCTCTTGTCTGGGGCCTGTGATGATATTTTGATAGCAGGTTACAGAAACCCCCACCGCACTAGGACAAAGCAAGTTATCAAGAGTTACGGCATCTTCAAAGCTCTCTACCATTTTTTCAATCCCACAAATAGCCACATGAATATCACAGGCTGTGGTACACATGCGCCCATTGCCCTCGTTTTCAACCAGCCAAATAGCCCCCTCATTAGCGATTGCAAAATTCACGCCAGAAATCCCCATTTTAAAACCCTCAAATTCCTCGCGCATGTGCTCTCTGGCAATCCCGTTTAGCTTTTCTGGTTCACTCTCTAAAGGCGCGCCTAATTTTTCTTGAAAAATCTGCCCCACTTGGTAGCGGTTTTTATGAATAGCTGGGGCTACGATGTGTACCGGGTGCTCATCAATAAGCTGGATAATAAGCTCGCCTAAATCAGTTTCTTTAGACACAATGCCTCTTTCATGCATATACCGATTAAGCTCGATCTCCTCGCTAGCCATTGACTTGCCCTTTAAAATCTTGCTAACCCCTTTTTGTTTAGCAAGGTTATAAATAATCTCATTGGCATCTTTGGCTGTGCTAGCATAGTGTACAATAAAGCCATTTTGAGTGGCTTTTTCCTCAAAGGTTTGTACATAGTGATCCAACTTAGCTAGTACTTTAAGCTTAGCATTTTGCCCAATTTGGCGCAGGTGTTCCCATTGTGGATAACGATCTGCTAACAAATTCTTGCGGTTATGAATAAGAGTATCCATAGCCGATCGTAAATTGGTGCGCAGTTGCGTATCAGCTAGATTTTCAGAAATGATTTTTTCATAGGCTTGATCGTTATGTGCTTCTGTCATGTTAAATCTCCAATCCCCACTCTTTGGGCTAAAAAGTCATAAAAGTGCATGGTTTTTGTACGGGCCTGCATTTTAGCCATCGCCCCGCTAATATTAAGCAAACAACCCGCATCGGCTGAGAGAATATAATCTACCTGACGGCTTTCAATGTCCTTAATTTTCTCCTGCACCATCGCATAAGAAATTTCAGGTTCTTTTACCGCAAAAGTCCCCCCAAACCCACAACATTCCTCCTCGCGCTCTAATTCTACTAACTCTACATTTTCTAGCTGGGAGATGATTTTTTTAGCACTCCCAATTACTTTAGAAACCCGCAGGGCATGGCAATTTGAGTGCCAAGTAACTTTAATGGGCGCGCCCACATCTTTATAGTGAATATCTAGCTTTTTATCTAAAAATTCTGAAAGCTCAAAGACCCTAGAGGAAAAGTTTTTAACCGCCTCATAATCCTTATGCCCTTCAAAGAGTTCAAGATAGTCATGGGCCATCATGCCCACACATGACCCACTAGGCACGATAACCGGATAATCCTCTTTAAACAGCCCTACATTGTGCAAGACGATCTCACGGCTTTGATCGTAGTAGCCTGAGTTATAGCTAGGTTGCCCACAACAGGTTTGATCCTTTTTAAAGATCACCTCCACCCCTTCTTTTTGCAAAAGTTTAATGCAATTAATCGCTGTTTTACTAAAAACAGCTCCCCCTAAACAGGTTGCAAAAAAATACACTTTCATAAGTTTCCTTTGCGCTCTCTATAAAAAACATCAGCCAATCATTATAGCTTAACTAAGGCAACGAATGGGTAAAAAACTGCGCTAATATCTCGCCCTCTTTAGGCACAGGAAAAAAAATATCTAAATTAGGCGCGATAAAAACTCTACTCCCCTCTCTAATGATAATAATAGGCTTGAGATTGCTTTTATCTCTTAGAATCTGGGCTACAATTTGGTTTAATCCCATGCCCGTTTGGCGCGTCATTTGCATTAAAAGATAATCGCCAAAGAAATTATTTTTACCTGTTTTATTGGCAATGGCTGAGGTAAGCGCAATGAGTAGGCCATTAGAAATGGTAGAGACTAAAAGAGGCATGCCATAGCGCTGGAAATTATGCGTGATCATCTCACCTACTAGTCCACTATAGCCTTTAACATCTGCGCCTTTGGCGTTTGTGAGCATGATATTAACCCCTTGTGGCGTGAGGATACGAGTCCACACAATATCAAGGCGGTACTCGCCTATTTTGTTGTTATTATTGTAATAACCTATAACTTTAGAGCCCTTGGGGATTAAAATAGCCCGTCCCATGTTAGCAAATACATCGCTTTCTACCTGTGCAATAACCTTACCGCCTAACTGGGAGCTAATAGGTGTGATCAAAAAAGCGGGGATCATTTTATCAGCGGTGATAGTGCGCAAAAGCCTATTTTCATGGGTGGCCACATCTTTAGCTTTGAGATTATCAAAATGATCAACTCCATAGTCTAGTACTGAAATTGGTTCTTGCTCTTTAGGCTCATCTTGAGAAATTTCAAAGGCTTTAATACGAGAGGCTAGTATATCTTGTTGCGTGCTATCTATCTCTTGTGGGGGCGGGGGGGTTATTTGAGGCGGTGGCTTTTGTGATGCTTGTTTAAGCTGTGCCTTTAGAGCTGTAATTTGCTTGGCATTTTCTTCTAATATTTGCTCTAGGCGTTTGTAATCCTCTGAATCCTTAGGATCTTCTTTTTGTTGTTGTTTTGGTACAAATAAATAATCAGAAAGCGGATAGTTAGATTCTTCTACTTCTAAAACGGCCTCCGGTTGTTCGTTTCTTTTATGCCACCAAAGAGAAGAGGCCATGATCACCACACCCATACCCAATCCAATAATCAACTTTTTAACAAGAGAATTCATGGGCGGGTACGGCGGATACAGGCATGGAGTTTGCCCTCTCTAAGAGTCCATTTATTGGCAATATCCTCAGCGATGAGATAATCCCCTACAATGCGGGTATTAATGGGGTTATCATACCCATCTACAACTTTATAGGCTACAGGAAATTTAACTTGAGAGGCTTTGCGATCAAATTTAAAGTAGGTAAAGTGAGCGTCGTTAAAAATGTCTAGGGGTTTGATTAGTTTAGCCGTATCAATTCTACACAGCCACAGACAAAACCAAGCCCTTTTTCTACTCCCTAAAACTTTATAGTTTCTCTTAATTTGGGTTTTATCAATCCACATGGCATTACTGGCATCTCCGATTTTAAGATAACGCGTAGAATCGGGTGTGTCCTTTTTACTCTCTAAAACATTGCTCTTTAAAATCTCTTTTTCTTCAAATTTAGCTAGGGGTTGATCTGGGCTAGATTGGAAAAAATGCTTATTGGAAACATAGACATTTAAAACAGGGTGTTTAGGGCTTGTAAAGGTGGTTGAAAAGATATAGAAAGTATAAATCTTACCACTCTTACCCACCACATTTAAATTAGAATCAATACCAATTTGTAGGGGTTTAATGAGTAAGACATTGCTATTTTGGTGGCGCTCATGGCCTAGCATTTTAGTGCTAAAACCTACACTATCGCCCAAAATCACCTCTCTAATAGGTTCACTAAAAACTAAAGTAGTGATCATCGCATAACGCAGGCGTAATTTAGGGGTTTGGCCTAAGCGATAATCCATAAATAATGTGTTGTCTAGATCCCCTCGCTCTCTTTTAAAAAAACTACTTTGAATGGCATGCAGATCTTGCATGGAGTAAATGGGAGGTTCTTCTTCCTCCTCTTCTGGCTGAGCAGTAGAATCAGCCACTAATAAACACCCTAAAAAAAGCAAAAGCCAAATCCTTAAACACATCTAACACCAACTTCTTTAAATCCATTATAACAAACTTTCTATGGTAAAGACTTGTGATATTTTTAAGATATTTGGGTAGAATCTAGGCATGCGAGTGTGCAAACTTAGCTTTTTATTTTTATCTCTCTTGTGGGTTTTACATGCAGAGAAAATTGAAGATGTGGCCAATATCGTAGGGGTGCGCGATAACCAGTTAGTAGGCTATGGGCTTGTGATTGGGTTAAATGGCACGGGGGATAAATCTGGCTCTAAATTTACCATGCAATCTATTGCAAACATGCTTGAAAGTGTCAATGTTAAGGTCTCTCCTGATGATATTAAATCTAAAAATGTAGCCGCTGTGATGATCACGGCTACCTTGCCCTCTTTTGCTAGACAGGGGGATAAAATTGATGTACAAATTTCTTCTATTGGCGATGCAAAGTCTATTGATCACGGGGTTTTAGTGATGACGCCACTAAGTGCCATTGATGGCAATATTTATGCGATCGCGCAGGGTAGTGTGAGTTTGGGTAATTCCTCTAATTTGCTTTCAGGAACGATTGTTAATGGCGCGACAATTGAGCGCGAGGTGGTTTATGATTTGACACGCCAAAACAACATGACTTTAAGCCTTAAAGAGCCTAATTTTAAAAATGCGGTGAAAATCCAAGAGACTCTAAATCAAGTTTTTAAAGAACCCGTAGCCCTAGCTATCGATCCTAAGACGATTAAATTAAAAAAGCCTGCTAAGCTTACAATGGTGGAGTTTTTAGCCTTGATTCAAGAAATCAACATTGATTACACCCAGCAAAATAAAATCATCATTGATGAAAAATCTGGCACGGTGGTAGCGGGGGTGGATATTGTGGTACACCCGGTAGTGGTTACAAGCGGAGATGTTACGATTAAAATTACAAAAGAACCTTTAGAACCTAAAAAAGGCAAGGCCAAAAAGGATATTGAAAAGTTTGATGCCACAACTTCTTTTGATACAAAAGAAAATGTCTTAAGCGCACCTAAGGCCACAGTAGCAAGTGTGGTTAAGGCTTTACAAAAAATCGGGGTGAATGCTAAGGGCATTGTTTCTATTTTAGAGGCGATGAAAAAAAGTGGGGCAATTAGCGCTCAAATGGAGCCCGCAAGGTAGATTTAGCTATTGATTCTATGGCGCGCATTTTAAGCGGGCATGTAGATGCTAAGAAGTTAAAAAGCACAAAGAACGACGATCAACAACTTAAAGTACAAACGGATGCTTTTGAATCCTTGCTTTTAAAGTTTATGTTAGATACCGCACTTAAATTAGATAATCCACTCTATCCTAAACAACCCGGAAGCGAGATTTATCAATCCATGTATAAAGAATCGCTCTCTAACCAACTCAGCGGGCATTTTGGCTATAGCGAGTTACTCTTTAACTTTCTTAAGGATCAAGAGGCACAGAGAAAAGGGTGAGTAAAAAAAACACTTTACAATTTGAATCAGGGGAGGGGTTAGATCAAAAAATCCTAGATGGGATTGAAATGCAGGATCGCCAAGAGCTTTTACGCCTGCTTAATGAATTTATTTTGCAAATTAATTCCGGCTATTCAAGCTAGAATACAAAGCTTTTTAGAGGAGGTTGGGTGATCACAGGTTTTAAAGATGGTGCAAAGGTACTTAATGAAAATAAAAGCTTTTTTTATAAGAATAGCAAGGCTATAGAAAGCCAAGAAGTGTTTGAAAAAGCAAGATCTGTAGGGTTTAATAGCGAGATTGAACATGGGGGCAAAAACTACCTTTTTCAGAATAATAAAATTCAGGGCAAAGAAATCATCACCGCTACAGACATCACCAAACAAAAACGCCAAGAACGGCTAATCTCTATGGGCAAAATTTCAGCCCATTTAGCCCATGAAATCCGAAATCCCGTAGGCTCTATTTCTCTACTCACCTCTGTTTTACTCAAAAAAGTAGAGGAAAAAACTAAGCCTATTGTTTTTGAATTACAACGATCGCTGTGGCGGGTTGAGCGTATTATCAAGGCAACTTTGCTTTTTTCTAAAGGTGTACAGGCTAATAAAATCCCTCAGAGCCTCTCTTTATTAGAAGATGAAATCAAAGAGGCGCTTAACCAGTATAGCTACACTAAAGACATCACCCTTAAAACCCAGATCACACCTCTTACTGTCTCTTATGATCTAAGTTTACTCAGTATTGCCCTGCAAAATTTCCTTTATAACGCTATAGATGCCATTGAGGAGGGCAGCGCCGAAGAAGGGCATGTAGAAGTGGTGGCATTTGAGGAGGGGGAATGGGTGATTTTTCATATTAAAGATGATGGTAAGGAAGTTGTGGATAAAGAACTGCTCTTTGAACCCTTTGAAACCACTAAATTAAAGGGCAATGGGCTAGGTTTAGCGCTTTCTTTGCAGGTGGTAGAAGCGCACGGGGGGCAAATCACGCTTTTAGACACGCCTACAAAAACCTTTGAAATCCGCATTCTCAAGGATGCTTAAAAGTTTGTATTAATCATTTTAGGCTAGAATTCCCCAGCTGGCTAGATCAGTGAAATTAAAAAAAGGGAATAGATGAAAGCAAAAACAGTTGATGTACTCAAACAACTTCAGGCCGATAGCATTGTTTTATTCGTAAAACTCCACAACTTCCATTGGAATGTAAAGGGCTCTGATTTTTTCCCCGTGCATAAATTCACCCAAGAAGTGTATGAGGGATTTGCAGATATGTTTGATGATTTAGCCGAAAGGATAGCTCAACTAGGCCATGTACCTGTGGTTACTTTATCAGAAGCCCTAGAGCTAGCCCATGTCAAGGAGGAAAGTAAACACCACTTCCACTCCAAAGAAATTTTTGAAGCTCTTTTGCAAGATTATGAACATTTAGAGGAACATTTTAAAGAACTCTCTGAGGTAGCAGGCCATGCAAAAGATGTTGTAACTACAGCCTATGCTGATGAACAGCTGGCTAAATTACAAAAATCTATTTGGATGCTTAAGGCAAGTTTGGCTTAATGGATGATTTAGAAGTCTTTGAGGGCGATCCATTAGAAAAATGGGCGGAAGTGATCGTGCATGCGAGTTTTAAGCGCTCTTTTGAGGAATTAGACAAACTTTTAGAGACGCGCGCGCTGTGCGAACTTTTGCTTGAAGAAGAGGGGCTTTTAGAGAAATTTAACGCCCTTTCTCAGCAAAACCGCCTTGATTCTGCTTTGCAAGATCGCATACACGCCCGCAAGGTAGATTTAGCTATTGATTCTATGGCGCGCATTTTAAGCGGGCATGAGTAGGCTTTTGCTCGTGTTGTGTTGTGCTTCCTTGCTCTTTTGCAAATCTCTTAACCAGCGCATCACCCTTAAAAAAGATCAAACTTTTAGCGGGACTTTGCAGCTACAAAAATTTAAAAAACCTTTATCTGTGCGTTGGACACTCTACAAAGATAAGGGGTTAGTGGTGCATTTGCATTTTAACCAATTCCCCTACCAGTTTATTTTGTATAAAGATTTCCAGCGCAACAGCTTTAGAAAAGAGATTTTTAAAGAGGAGCAAATAAGCACAGATAAAACGCCGCTTTTTTTTCTCATCACCTTTAAAAATTTTGATAACAAAGAGGAAAGCGCTACTTTGTATTTGCGCGCCTCTGAAAAGCTCCAATGGTTGCAGAATTAATTCCGGCTATTCAAGCTAGAATACAAAGCTTTTTAGAGGAGGTTAAAAGCCCACAGGTTTTAAAGATGGTGCAAAATCTAGGGCAGGGCAAGATGTTAAGAAGCCAACTCATTTTAGCTATCTGTTCTAATCATCCCCAAATTGTAGACTTTTGTGCCATTATAGAGATGATTCAAAGCGCCTCTTTACTCCATGATGATGTGATCGATCACGCCCAAACTAGGCGGGGTAATCCTTCGCTTAATGCTACTTTTGGAAACACCAATGCGATCATGTTAGGCGATGTGTTTTACTCTAAGGCTTTTTGCGAATTGGCTAATTTTAGTAAAGAAATAGTACAACTCATAGCCCAAAGTGTGGTGGAGCTCTCACGCGGAGAAATTAAAGATGTACAGGGTTGTTTAGCCTTTAATCCTAATAAAGCGATCTATTTAGACACCATAGAGGATAAAAGCGCTTCTTTAATTGCGGCTAGTAGCTGTGGGGCTGCGCTTTTGCAGGGTTTAGAGCCCTCTAAGTATAGAGATTTTGGGCGGCATTTTGGAATGGCTTTTCAAATGGTAGATGATTTGCTAGATATTACCCAGTCTCAAGAGGTTTTAGGCAAACCCGCTTTGAGTGATTTTAAAGAGGGTAAAAGTACCCTGCCCTATATTCTTTTACACCAAAAACTAAATCCAGCCGATCAAAAAAAATTAGCCTCCTATTTTAAAGTAGAGAGTGAGGAGGTACAAGAGTGGTGTTTAGAGAAATTTAAAGAATTTGGCATTGCTCAAGAGGTTTTAAAAGAGGCAAGGGGTTATGTTGATTTGGCACTAGAGGCTATTAATGGCGAGGATAATGTGGCTTTAGAGCGCATGGCTAGTGCTATTTTAGAGAGAACATTTTAGGGAGGCTTTTTGTGGATAGCGGGTATGTGGTTGTGAGTTTCACCCATCAAAATCTCCCCGTTGAGTTGCGCGAGCAGCTAGCTTTTTCAGAAAAAAGTCTTTTAGAATTTCTAAGCGCGCTTAAACAGCATAGCGCTATGCAAGAGATCATGGCCCTTGCGACTTGTAACCGCATGGAATTTTATATTTTTGGGGCTTTAGAGAGTGTGCCTGTAATCTTAGAGTCTCTAGCCCGTGCTAAAAATATGCCCCTTACTTTGTTACAAGAAAAAAGCGTTGTGCACGCCCATAATCAGGCAATCCACCATACTTTTTCTGTGGTGAGTAGTTTAGAGAGCATGGTGGTGGGGGAAACCCAAATCACCGGACAATTTAAAAGCGCGTATAAAACATGTTTAGAGGCTAAGCTTTGTGGTAAACATTTAAGTAGGCTAGCTCACTTTGCTTTTAAGTGCGCGGCTAGTGTGCGCAACACCACCGCTATTTCGGCTCAGGTGGTCTCTATTGCCTCTATGGCTGTTAAACAGGCTTTAGAAGTCTTAGAGAGTGAAAAGTTGCCTAAAAAAGCCTTAGTGGTGGGTGTAGGGGAGATGGGACAACTGGTGTGTAAACATCTGCTTTCTAAGGGTTTTGAGGTAGCGCTATGCAACCGCAGTCTTAAAAATGCCCGCACTTTTGCCCAAACACTTGGTACAGAAAATTTAGAAGTACACGGGCTAGAAAACCTCAACACGCTTTTAAATATTTGCCCTTTTGTTTTCAGCGCCACAAGGTCTAAAACCCCCTTGATCACGCCTAATATGCTAGAATCTACAGCCTTTCGGCGCTTTTGGTTTGATTTAGCTGTGCCAAGAGATATAGAAGATCCAAAAGATGCACAGATTTGGCTTTATAGCATAGATGATTTAAAGGGCGTGATTGCTAAACACCTAGAGGAACGCGAACAGGATAGAAGAAAAGCCTACGGGGTTGTGGGCGCTTATACAATGAAGTTTTTAGAATGGCTACAAACATTAGAACTTGATCCGCTCATTAAAGGGCTTAGAGAACTGGCTAAAGAAGCCGCTTTAAAAGAGCTTAACAAAGCGCTTAAAAAGGGCTATATCCCACAAGAGCAGGGTGAGAGTGTGGCTAAGATTTTACACAATGCCTTTAACACCTTTTTGCACCACCCCACCGCCGTTTTAAAGAAAAACGCCCACAAAGAGGAGGGAGATATGCTTAGCGAATGCCTTAAAAACCTCTTTAATTTAGGAGGCGAAAACATGTTTTTAAACGCCTATCACTGCGAATATAGCAAAGGACTTTAATGCGCTACTCTACTCTCTTTGCCCCCTCTCTTAAAGAGCCCCCCAAAGACGCGGTTTTAAAAAGCCACCAGTTTTTGATTCAGGCCGGTTTTATCAAACAAATAGGCAGTGGCATTTATAGCTTTTTGCCCTTAGGGCAAAAGGTGCTTTCTAAGATTAAAAACATCATTAAAGAGGAGATGGATAAGCATGGCGCGCAGGAGTGCATGTTTAATTTCATCACACCTGCAAGTTTATGGGAACAAAGCAAAAGATTACATAAATACGGGCAGGAGTTATTAGTTTTTAAAGATCGCAAAAATTACCCCTTTGTACTAGGCCCTACGCATGAAGAGGTGGCGGTGGAAGTGGTGAAGGGTTTTGTGCAAAGTTATAAGCAGTTGCCCCTACATCTTTACCAGATTCACACCAAGTTTAGAGATGAGATTCGCCCCCGTTTTGGCTTGATGCGTGCGCGTGAATTTATCATGAAAGATGGTTATAGCTTTCATGTGAGTACGCAGGATTTAGAGCGCGAATTTAACGCGATGGAGCAGGTGTATAGCAGAATTTTTACACGGCTAGGTTTAAATTTTAGGGCTGTGCAGGCTGATAGCGGAGCTATTGGAGGCAATAAAAGTAAAGAGTTTGTGGTACTAGCAGAATGTGGAGAGGATAGCATTATTGCTTGTACAAATTGCTCGTATGCGGCCAATATTGAGATCGCTAGGCGTGCTAGACGCTGCGAACCAGATAATGTCCCTAAGGCCTCTTTTGCTAAATTTTCTACCCCAAATACCCCCACTATAGAAGCCCTAAGCGCCTTTTTTAAAGTAGATCCCTTTTTTATAATTAAAGCCATTGCTAAGCAGGTTTTATTTGAGGATCGCACTACACAAATTGTCTTTTTCTTTCTAAGAGGAGATGATTTTTTAGAGGAAACGAAAGCTTTAAATGCCATTAATCGCCTCTGTACTGGGCGGGCTTTAAGTTT contains:
- a CDS encoding polyprenyl synthetase family protein, whose protein sequence is MVAELIPAIQARIQSFLEEVKSPQVLKMVQNLGQGKMLRSQLILAICSNHPQIVDFCAIIEMIQSASLLHDDVIDHAQTRRGNPSLNATFGNTNAIMLGDVFYSKAFCELANFSKEIVQLIAQSVVELSRGEIKDVQGCLAFNPNKAIYLDTIEDKSASLIAASSCGAALLQGLEPSKYRDFGRHFGMAFQMVDDLLDITQSQEVLGKPALSDFKEGKSTLPYILLHQKLNPADQKKLASYFKVESEEVQEWCLEKFKEFGIAQEVLKEARGYVDLALEAINGEDNVALERMASAILERTF
- a CDS encoding LutC/YkgG family protein, giving the protein MSSKQVVFERITGALKRHSITHTDMPFENILLDAKGDILEEYKYFQELNRAKLTDSNPENLATAIKEALKDFASQKVLCALDLPCTLEQIDPENLYEKIPYNKPVEEFREEIFSIDTAILKASCGVANLGMVGVVSSVASPRLISLITLKCIILLEKSQIVKDLDQGIGVLKAQKEGRLPTNMLFIGGPSRTADIELKTVFGVHGPMEVHVILY
- a CDS encoding DUF2018 family protein, with the translated sequence MDDLEVFEGDPLEKWAEVIVHASFKRSFEELDKLLETRALCELLLEEEGLLEKFNALSQQNRLDSALQDRIHARKVDLAIDSMARILSGHE
- a CDS encoding peroxiredoxin yields the protein MPLQINTPAPSFSLYSARHENVNLKDFLGKWVVLYFYPKDNTPGCTIEAQDFSRLKTEFEAKGAVILGISPDEVQSHCHFIESEKLSIELLSDPSLEVLKAYGAYGVKNMYGKEVEGVIRSTFVIDPEGIIKHALYNVKAKGHAQKVLDLL
- a CDS encoding DNA type IV secretion system protein ComB10 is translated as MNSLVKKLIIGLGMGVVIMASSLWWHKRNEQPEAVLEVEESNYPLSDYLFVPKQQQKEDPKDSEDYKRLEQILEENAKQITALKAQLKQASQKPPPQITPPPPQEIDSTQQDILASRIKAFEISQDEPKEQEPISVLDYGVDHFDNLKAKDVATHENRLLRTITADKMIPAFLITPISSQLGGKVIAQVESDVFANMGRAILIPKGSKVIGYYNNNNKIGEYRLDIVWTRILTPQGVNIMLTNAKGADVKGYSGLVGEMITHNFQRYGMPLLVSTISNGLLIALTSAIANKTGKNNFFGDYLLMQMTRQTGMGLNQIVAQILRDKSNLKPIIIIREGSRVFIAPNLDIFFPVPKEGEILAQFFTHSLP
- a CDS encoding Dps family protein → MKAKTVDVLKQLQADSIVLFVKLHNFHWNVKGSDFFPVHKFTQEVYEGFADMFDDLAERIAQLGHVPVVTLSEALELAHVKEESKHHFHSKEIFEALLQDYEHLEEHFKELSEVAGHAKDVVTTAYADEQLAKLQKSIWMLKASLA
- the hemA gene encoding glutamyl-tRNA reductase; translation: MDSGYVVVSFTHQNLPVELREQLAFSEKSLLEFLSALKQHSAMQEIMALATCNRMEFYIFGALESVPVILESLARAKNMPLTLLQEKSVVHAHNQAIHHTFSVVSSLESMVVGETQITGQFKSAYKTCLEAKLCGKHLSRLAHFAFKCAASVRNTTAISAQVVSIASMAVKQALEVLESEKLPKKALVVGVGEMGQLVCKHLLSKGFEVALCNRSLKNARTFAQTLGTENLEVHGLENLNTLLNICPFVFSATRSKTPLITPNMLESTAFRRFWFDLAVPRDIEDPKDAQIWLYSIDDLKGVIAKHLEEREQDRRKAYGVVGAYTMKFLEWLQTLELDPLIKGLRELAKEAALKELNKALKKGYIPQEQGESVAKILHNAFNTFLHHPTAVLKKNAHKEEGDMLSECLKNLFNLGGENMFLNAYHCEYSKGL
- a CDS encoding TrbG/VirB9 family P-type conjugative transfer protein, encoding MCLRIWLLLFLGCLLVADSTAQPEEEEEEPPIYSMQDLHAIQSSFFKRERGDLDNTLFMDYRLGQTPKLRLRYAMITTLVFSEPIREVILGDSVGFSTKMLGHERHQNSNVLLIKPLQIGIDSNLNVVGKSGKIYTFYIFSTTFTSPKHPVLNVYVSNKHFFQSSPDQPLAKFEEKEILKSNVLESKKDTPDSTRYLKIGDASNAMWIDKTQIKRNYKVLGSRKRAWFCLWLCRIDTAKLIKPLDIFNDAHFTYFKFDRKASQVKFPVAYKVVDGYDNPINTRIVGDYLIAEDIANKWTLREGKLHACIRRTRP
- a CDS encoding (Fe-S)-binding protein, with the protein product MKVYFFATCLGGAVFSKTAINCIKLLQKEGVEVIFKKDQTCCGQPSYNSGYYDQSREIVLHNVGLFKEDYPVIVPSGSCVGMMAHDYLELFEGHKDYEAVKNFSSRVFELSEFLDKKLDIHYKDVGAPIKVTWHSNCHALRVSKVIGSAKKIISQLENVELVELEREEECCGFGGTFAVKEPEISYAMVQEKIKDIESRQVDYILSADAGCLLNISGAMAKMQARTKTMHFYDFLAQRVGIGDLT
- a CDS encoding flagellar basal body P-ring protein FlgI, which codes for MCKLSFLFLSLLWVLHAEKIEDVANIVGVRDNQLVGYGLVIGLNGTGDKSGSKFTMQSIANMLESVNVKVSPDDIKSKNVAAVMITATLPSFARQGDKIDVQISSIGDAKSIDHGVLVMTPLSAIDGNIYAIAQGSVSLGNSSNLLSGTIVNGATIEREVVYDLTRQNNMTLSLKEPNFKNAVKIQETLNQVFKEPVALAIDPKTIKLKKPAKLTMVEFLALIQEINIDYTQQNKIIIDEKSGTVVAGVDIVVHPVVVTSGDVTIKITKEPLEPKKGKAKKDIEKFDATTSFDTKENVLSAPKATVASVVKALQKIGVNAKGIVSILEAMKKSGAISAQMEPAR
- a CDS encoding LutB/LldF family L-lactate oxidation iron-sulfur protein, which gives rise to MTEAHNDQAYEKIISENLADTQLRTNLRSAMDTLIHNRKNLLADRYPQWEHLRQIGQNAKLKVLAKLDHYVQTFEEKATQNGFIVHYASTAKDANEIIYNLAKQKGVSKILKGKSMASEEIELNRYMHERGIVSKETDLGELIIQLIDEHPVHIVAPAIHKNRYQVGQIFQEKLGAPLESEPEKLNGIAREHMREEFEGFKMGISGVNFAIANEGAIWLVENEGNGRMCTTACDIHVAICGIEKMVESFEDAVTLDNLLCPSAVGVSVTCYQNIITGPRQEGELDGPKEAHIILLDHNRSNILADEKYYKALSCIRCGTCLNHCPVYDKIGGHAYLATYPGPIGVVITPQLFGLDTYGHIANLCSLCGRCGEVCPVKIPLPELIRDLRAEKSHEGRGVVLGYQSTKHSKLEELGMKFFAKMACSGDLWRISLKMAGWFAPLGKWFGHYTPVLKNWLKHREMPIVHADLHAQVKALEGVIYE